Proteins encoded within one genomic window of Pseudomonadota bacterium:
- a CDS encoding GDP-mannose dehydrogenase, whose amino-acid sequence MGAEVSVSPGGEVFTLPGELDYQAENERLVALVAEQRALGREIVVVLGVGFVGAVMAGVVADSTRAGGASGKFVIGMQRPSVRSFWKIHYLNRGVAPVEAEDPEVALMIERCVRDKKTLTATYSYFALGLADVVVVDVQCDYLKECLGDVRQGRADIAALEESLGVIGRHIQPECLVLIETTVPPGTTEYVAYPIIKRAFAKRGLQAEPILAHSYERVMPGREYVASIRDFWRVCSGINATARKRVVDFLSEVLNVGDFPLTVMDRPIESETCKIVENSYRATTLAFLHEWSLFAERNGVDLPKVVAAIKVRPTHSNMIFPGPGIGGYCLPKDGGLGVWAYHTLMGFEDDIFKLTPLVIDINDTRALHVAGLVRDGLRNQGKIVAASRVLVLGASYREDVGDTRYSGSELIVRKLTEMGAEVLVHDPYVKHWWELEKQESYPAPGHSWSRFFRNQEELTHLRVSNDLESSLVGVDAVVLAVRHEAYKTLTSGWLVQKVGAPLLLVDCFAMLSDAQIKEYFRLGCEVKGLGRGHVKRLKEEVQSAG is encoded by the coding sequence ATGGGTGCAGAGGTTTCGGTGTCTCCCGGGGGAGAGGTCTTTACCTTGCCGGGGGAGCTTGATTATCAGGCGGAAAATGAGCGTCTGGTCGCGCTCGTGGCGGAACAGCGGGCCCTGGGCCGCGAAATCGTGGTGGTGCTCGGGGTCGGTTTTGTCGGAGCGGTGATGGCCGGAGTGGTGGCCGATTCGACCCGCGCGGGGGGGGCGTCAGGAAAATTTGTGATCGGCATGCAGCGGCCGTCGGTGCGTTCCTTCTGGAAAATTCATTATCTGAATCGCGGCGTGGCTCCGGTTGAGGCCGAGGACCCGGAAGTGGCGTTGATGATTGAACGCTGTGTGCGGGACAAAAAAACCCTGACCGCGACCTATTCCTATTTTGCCCTGGGCCTGGCCGATGTCGTGGTCGTCGATGTGCAGTGTGATTATCTCAAGGAATGTCTGGGAGATGTGCGTCAGGGCCGGGCCGATATCGCCGCCCTGGAGGAAAGCCTCGGCGTCATCGGCCGGCACATTCAGCCCGAATGCCTGGTTCTGATCGAAACCACGGTGCCGCCGGGCACCACCGAGTACGTTGCCTATCCGATCATCAAGCGGGCTTTCGCTAAGCGCGGGCTGCAGGCTGAGCCGATACTCGCCCATTCTTATGAACGGGTCATGCCGGGCCGGGAGTACGTCGCCTCGATTCGGGATTTCTGGCGGGTCTGCAGCGGCATCAACGCCACGGCCCGAAAGCGGGTGGTCGATTTTCTTTCCGAGGTGCTTAATGTCGGTGACTTCCCCCTGACCGTGATGGATCGGCCGATTGAAAGCGAGACCTGTAAGATCGTGGAAAACTCCTATCGGGCGACGACCCTGGCTTTTCTGCATGAGTGGAGTTTGTTTGCCGAGCGCAACGGTGTCGATCTGCCCAAGGTCGTCGCGGCGATCAAGGTGCGTCCGACCCATTCCAACATGATTTTCCCCGGTCCCGGCATCGGCGGTTATTGCCTGCCCAAGGATGGCGGTCTCGGGGTCTGGGCTTACCATACCCTGATGGGTTTTGAAGACGATATCTTTAAACTGACGCCGCTGGTGATTGATATCAACGATACCCGGGCCCTGCATGTGGCCGGACTCGTGCGGGACGGTCTGCGTAATCAGGGTAAGATCGTGGCCGCCTCGCGGGTGCTGGTTCTGGGGGCTTCCTACCGTGAGGATGTCGGGGATACGCGCTACAGCGGTTCGGAACTGATTGTGCGTAAATTGACCGAAATGGGAGCGGAAGTGTTGGTCCATGATCCCTACGTCAAGCATTGGTGGGAACTGGAAAAACAGGAGAGCTATCCGGCGCCGGGACATTCCTGGTCCCGTTTTTTCCGTAATCAGGAAGAATTGACCCATCTTCGCGTCAGCAATGATCTGGAATCGAGCCTGGTCGGGGTCGACGCCGTGGTTCTGGCCGTCCGGCATGAAGCCTATAAAACCCTTACCAGCGGCTGGCTGGTGCAAAAAGTTGGCGCGCCGCTGTTGCTCGTGGACTGTTTCGCGATGCTTTCCGACGCGCAGATCAAAGAGTATTTTCGTCTCGGCTGCGAGGTCAAGGGCCTGGGCCGGGGGCATGTGAAACGCCTCAAGGAAGAAGTGCAGTCGGCCGGCTGA
- a CDS encoding UbiX family flavin prenyltransferase, with protein sequence MAAGEIEKKIIVVGVSGASGALYAERLLLALRAADGVESHLIVSPVAARIIEHECRLGLAEFQALADYSHAADDFFAAPASGSFAATGMVIAPCSMKRLAGIANSFADDLMGRAADVMLKERRRLLLLVRETPLHSGHLELMLKVSRLGGVIMPPVPALYQRPAGIVEMADQTIGRVMSLFGIENELYQAWGQGKSGDMT encoded by the coding sequence ATGGCAGCCGGGGAAATTGAAAAAAAAATTATCGTGGTCGGGGTCAGCGGCGCTTCCGGAGCCCTGTATGCCGAGCGTCTGCTGCTCGCCCTGCGGGCGGCGGACGGGGTTGAGAGCCATCTGATCGTCTCGCCGGTAGCCGCCCGGATTATTGAGCATGAATGCCGTCTGGGGTTGGCTGAGTTTCAGGCCCTGGCCGACTATTCTCATGCCGCGGACGATTTTTTCGCGGCTCCGGCCAGTGGTTCCTTTGCCGCGACCGGAATGGTGATCGCGCCCTGTTCGATGAAGCGCCTGGCCGGCATCGCCAATTCCTTCGCCGACGATTTAATGGGCCGGGCCGCCGATGTCATGCTCAAGGAGCGCCGGCGTTTGCTTCTGCTGGTGCGCGAAACCCCTCTGCACAGCGGCCATCTTGAATTGATGCTTAAAGTCAGCCGCCTGGGCGGCGTCATCATGCCGCCGGTGCCGGCGCTGTACCAAAGGCCGGCGGGCATTGTCGAAATGGCGGATCAGACCATCGGTCGGGTTATGAGTCTGTTCGGGATCGAAAATGAGCTTTATCAGGCCTGGGGACAAGGAAAATCCGGGGACATGACCTGA